A DNA window from Mycolicibacter terrae contains the following coding sequences:
- a CDS encoding FAD-binding dehydrogenase has translation MSGKADADAIIVGAGLAGLVAACELVDRGQRVLIVDQENSANLGGQAFWSFGGLFFVDSPEQRRLGVRDSHELALQDWLGTAGFDRPCDHWPRQWAHAYVDFAAGEKRSWLRARGLKIFPLVGWAERGGYGAIGHGNSVPRFHISWGTGPALVEIFAGRLRGRPTVRFAHRHRVDELIVEDGRVTGVRGSVLEPSSAPRGVASSRNTLGQFEFRASAVLVTSGGIGGNLDLVRQNWPERMGRVPDQLLAGVPAHVDGRMIGITEAAGGRVINRDRMWHYTEGITNYDPIWPGHGIRIIPGPSPLWLDATGARLPGPLYPGFDTLGTLEHIAHSGQDYTWFVLNAKIIEKEFALSGQEQNPDLTGRSLRQLITSRARSGPPPPVQAFVDRGVDFVHADSLRDLVSRMNDLPDVVPLDYATVAAEVTARDREVANRFSKDGQITAIRGARAYLGDRLGRVVAPHRLTDPGAGPLIAVKLHILTRKTLGGLETDLDSRVLGADGKPIDGLYAAGEVAGFGGGGVHGYRALEGTFLGGCIFSGRAAGRGAARDIA, from the coding sequence ATGAGCGGTAAGGCGGACGCCGACGCAATCATCGTCGGGGCGGGGCTGGCCGGTTTGGTGGCGGCCTGCGAACTGGTGGACCGCGGCCAGCGGGTGCTGATCGTCGACCAGGAGAACAGCGCGAACCTGGGCGGGCAGGCGTTCTGGTCCTTCGGCGGACTGTTCTTCGTCGACAGCCCCGAACAGCGGCGGCTGGGAGTACGCGACAGCCACGAACTGGCACTGCAGGATTGGCTGGGCACCGCCGGATTCGACCGCCCGTGCGACCACTGGCCGCGGCAATGGGCGCACGCCTACGTCGACTTCGCCGCCGGTGAGAAACGCAGCTGGCTGCGGGCCCGCGGGCTGAAGATCTTCCCCCTGGTCGGCTGGGCCGAGCGCGGCGGTTACGGCGCGATCGGGCACGGCAATTCGGTGCCCCGGTTCCACATCAGCTGGGGGACCGGGCCGGCCCTGGTCGAGATCTTCGCGGGCCGGTTGCGGGGCCGGCCGACCGTCCGCTTCGCGCACCGGCACCGGGTCGACGAGCTGATCGTCGAAGACGGCCGGGTGACCGGTGTGCGGGGCAGTGTATTGGAACCGTCCTCCGCGCCGCGTGGTGTGGCGTCGTCACGCAACACGTTGGGGCAGTTCGAATTCCGTGCATCCGCAGTGCTGGTGACCAGCGGTGGCATCGGCGGCAACCTCGATCTGGTGCGCCAGAACTGGCCGGAGCGGATGGGCCGCGTCCCCGACCAGCTACTGGCCGGGGTGCCCGCCCACGTCGACGGCCGGATGATCGGTATCACCGAGGCCGCCGGCGGGCGGGTGATCAACCGGGACCGGATGTGGCACTACACCGAAGGCATCACCAACTACGACCCGATCTGGCCGGGCCACGGTATCCGGATCATCCCCGGTCCGTCACCGCTGTGGCTGGACGCGACGGGCGCCCGGCTGCCCGGGCCGTTGTATCCCGGCTTCGACACCCTGGGCACCTTGGAGCACATCGCTCACTCCGGGCAGGACTACACCTGGTTCGTGTTGAACGCGAAGATCATCGAGAAGGAATTCGCGCTGTCGGGTCAGGAACAGAACCCGGACCTGACCGGGCGCAGCCTGCGTCAGCTGATCACCTCTCGGGCCCGGTCGGGACCGCCGCCACCGGTGCAGGCGTTCGTTGACCGCGGCGTGGACTTCGTCCATGCCGATTCGCTGCGCGATCTGGTCTCGCGCATGAACGACCTGCCCGACGTGGTGCCGTTGGACTACGCGACGGTGGCCGCCGAGGTCACCGCACGCGACCGCGAGGTGGCCAACCGGTTCAGCAAGGACGGCCAGATCACCGCGATCCGTGGTGCCCGGGCCTACCTGGGTGACCGGCTGGGCCGGGTGGTGGCCCCGCACCGGTTGACCGATCCGGGCGCCGGTCCGCTGATCGCGGTCAAGCTGCACATCCTGACCCGAAAGACCTTGGGCGGTTTGGAGACCGACTTGGACTCCCGGGTGCTGGGTGCCGACGGCAAGCCGATCGACGGGCTGTATGCGGCCGGCGAGGTAGCCGGCTTCGGCGGCGGCGGGGTGCACGGTTACCGGGCGCTGGAGGGCACCTTCCTGGGCGGGTGCATCTTCTCCGGCCGTGCTGCCGGCCGGGGCGCCGCCCGCGATATCGCCTGA
- a CDS encoding MBL fold metallo-hydrolase, producing the protein MRLTHFGHSCLLADFVDTTVLFDPGNFSHGFEGITGLSAILITHQHPDHVDTARLPALIDANPEAALYADPQTAAQLGAPWQPVHVGDCFELGSLRVRGVGGQHAVIHPEIPMIDNISYLVGDAGHPARLMHPGDALFVPGEPVDVLAAPAAAPWMKIAEAVDYLRAVAPRAAVPIHQGIIAADARGIYHGRLAEMGRTDFQVLPAESAVAF; encoded by the coding sequence ATGCGTCTGACCCACTTCGGCCACTCCTGCCTGCTCGCCGATTTCGTCGACACCACGGTGCTGTTCGACCCGGGCAACTTCTCGCACGGCTTCGAGGGCATCACCGGGCTGTCGGCGATCCTGATCACCCATCAGCACCCCGACCACGTCGACACCGCCCGGCTGCCGGCCCTGATCGACGCCAATCCGGAGGCGGCGCTCTACGCCGACCCGCAGACCGCCGCCCAGCTGGGAGCGCCGTGGCAACCGGTGCACGTCGGGGATTGCTTCGAACTCGGCTCGCTGAGGGTGCGGGGGGTGGGTGGTCAGCACGCCGTGATCCACCCGGAGATCCCGATGATCGACAACATCTCCTACCTGGTCGGCGACGCCGGGCACCCGGCCCGGTTGATGCACCCGGGCGACGCGCTGTTCGTGCCGGGCGAACCGGTGGATGTGCTGGCCGCCCCGGCCGCCGCACCGTGGATGAAGATCGCCGAGGCGGTCGACTACCTGCGCGCCGTGGCGCCGCGCGCCGCGGTGCCGATCCACCAGGGCATCATCGCGGCCGACGCCCGCGGCATCTATCACGGCCGGCTCGCCGAGATGGGACGCACCGACTTCCAGGTGCTGCCCGCCGAGAGCGCCGTCGCCTTCTGA
- the purS gene encoding phosphoribosylformylglycinamidine synthase subunit PurS — protein sequence MARVVVHVMPKAEILDPQGQAIVGALSRLGHAGVSDVRQGKRFELEVDDSIDDAALAEIAETLLANTVIEDWTVSRDTP from the coding sequence GTGGCCCGGGTGGTTGTGCACGTGATGCCCAAAGCCGAGATTCTCGACCCGCAGGGTCAGGCGATCGTCGGCGCGCTTTCCCGGCTCGGACACGCCGGAGTGTCGGACGTGCGGCAGGGCAAGCGCTTCGAACTCGAGGTCGACGATTCGATCGACGACGCCGCGCTCGCCGAGATCGCCGAAACGCTGCTGGCCAACACGGTGATCGAGGATTGGACCGTCAGCCGGGACACGCCGTGA
- the purQ gene encoding phosphoribosylformylglycinamidine synthase subunit PurQ — translation MSARVGVITFPGTLDDVDAARAVRFVGAQPISLWHADADLKGVDAVIVPGGFSYGDYLRAGAIARFAPVMGAVVEAAGRGLPVLGICNGFQVLCEAGLLPGALTRNAGLHFVCRDVWLRVASTDTAWTSRFEADADLLVPLKSGEGRYVAAEAVLDELEGEGRVVFRYLDNINGSLRDIAGISSANGRVVGLMPHPEHAIEALTGPSDDGLGLFYSALDAVLAA, via the coding sequence GTGAGCGCCCGCGTCGGTGTCATCACCTTCCCCGGCACTCTGGACGACGTCGACGCCGCCCGCGCGGTCCGGTTCGTCGGTGCCCAACCGATCAGCCTCTGGCATGCCGACGCCGACCTGAAGGGGGTCGACGCCGTCATCGTCCCGGGCGGGTTCTCCTACGGCGACTACCTGCGCGCCGGCGCCATCGCCCGGTTCGCCCCGGTGATGGGCGCGGTCGTCGAGGCGGCGGGGCGCGGGCTGCCGGTGCTGGGCATCTGCAACGGTTTCCAGGTGTTGTGCGAGGCCGGACTGCTGCCGGGTGCGCTGACCCGCAATGCCGGCCTGCACTTCGTGTGCCGTGACGTCTGGCTGCGGGTGGCCTCCACCGACACGGCCTGGACGTCGCGGTTCGAGGCCGACGCCGACCTGCTGGTGCCGCTGAAGTCCGGTGAGGGACGCTACGTGGCCGCTGAGGCGGTGCTCGACGAACTGGAGGGCGAAGGGCGGGTGGTCTTCCGCTACCTCGACAACATCAACGGCTCGCTGCGCGACATCGCCGGGATCAGTTCGGCCAACGGCCGGGTGGTGGGGCTGATGCCGCACCCCGAGCACGCCATCGAGGCCCTGACCGGGCCCAGTGATGACGGGCTGGGGCTGTTCTACTCCGCGCTGGACGCCGTGCTGGCCGCTTAG
- a CDS encoding MarR family winged helix-turn-helix transcriptional regulator — protein MRLLSWLYVGPPPAAHASTLARELNVSEPTVSDAIAALIRKGMVVRTPDLDDRRRHALALTPAGRKTAAQLARWTAPAEIATSKLDHAEAEQLLDTLLVVMARLHDAQLLPVTRACSTCTQLETIQTDRRSYRCRFYDTPMTISDLRVDCSDHVTA, from the coding sequence ATGCGGCTTCTCAGTTGGCTTTACGTCGGCCCACCGCCCGCCGCGCACGCCAGCACGCTGGCCCGCGAACTCAACGTCTCCGAGCCCACCGTGAGCGACGCCATCGCGGCACTGATCCGCAAAGGCATGGTGGTGCGCACCCCGGACCTCGATGACCGCCGCCGTCACGCTCTCGCCCTCACCCCGGCCGGTCGCAAGACCGCGGCCCAGCTCGCACGCTGGACCGCACCCGCCGAGATCGCCACGTCCAAACTCGACCACGCCGAAGCCGAACAGCTGCTCGACACGCTGCTGGTCGTCATGGCCCGCCTGCATGACGCGCAGTTGCTGCCCGTCACCCGGGCCTGCAGCACCTGCACGCAACTGGAAACCATCCAGACCGACCGGCGAAGCTACCGCTGCAGGTTCTACGACACACCGATGACCATCTCGGACCTGCGCGTCGACTGCTCCGACCACGTCACGGCGTAG
- a CDS encoding aromatic/alkene/methane monooxygenase hydroxylase/oxygenase subunit alpha — MPKLSRSDWYDLARDTNWTFRYVTEEEVFPEDLSGTHRVPAEAWLKWDEPYKVGYREYVHNQVTKDTTTYSLKNAIGRSKLFEQLDPGWKSVIVAHYGAITMPEYLASIGEARMGRFGRSAAWRNTATFGALDEVRHGQIQAFFPYGLLDKEPRGDWALKAFHTNNWIVLAVRYLFDDMFVANDALSIALQLTFTLETGFTNLQFLGMAADAIDVGDLEFGALISSIQTDEARHAQQGEPTIKVLADNGEAAWGQFLIDHMFWRSWRIFALLTGLSMDYYTPLESRRMSFKEFIEDWVVKQFADQFRDYGLELPWYWEEFINELSWYHHAIHVGVWYYRPTVWWNPDAGVSDAERLWLEEKYPGWNRDFGKHWDVITDNIRNGDIAATLPETLPITCNLCQLPIVRAAGVILGAHTDAAPLTHVHNDRKYLFCSEPCRWIFTQRPDRFAGHQSLIDRVLSGEISPPDLGTVLQYFGLSAEEQGQDADNYGWALNGARPGSRG, encoded by the coding sequence ATGCCCAAACTTTCTCGCAGTGATTGGTACGACCTGGCTCGCGACACCAACTGGACGTTTCGCTACGTGACCGAGGAGGAAGTGTTTCCTGAAGACCTCTCCGGCACGCATCGGGTTCCCGCGGAGGCCTGGCTGAAGTGGGACGAGCCCTACAAGGTCGGTTACCGCGAATACGTACACAATCAGGTCACCAAGGACACCACCACCTACTCGCTGAAGAACGCCATCGGACGATCGAAGCTGTTCGAGCAACTCGACCCGGGCTGGAAGTCGGTCATCGTGGCGCATTACGGCGCCATCACCATGCCCGAATACCTGGCCTCGATCGGTGAAGCGCGGATGGGCAGATTCGGTCGCTCGGCGGCCTGGCGCAACACCGCGACCTTCGGCGCCCTCGACGAGGTTCGGCACGGTCAGATCCAGGCATTCTTCCCCTACGGCCTGCTCGACAAGGAGCCGCGAGGCGACTGGGCGCTCAAGGCGTTTCACACCAACAACTGGATCGTGCTCGCGGTGCGCTATCTGTTCGACGACATGTTCGTCGCCAACGACGCGTTGTCGATCGCGCTGCAGTTGACCTTCACCCTGGAGACCGGATTCACCAACCTGCAGTTCCTCGGGATGGCCGCCGACGCCATCGACGTCGGCGATCTGGAGTTCGGCGCCCTGATCAGTTCCATTCAGACCGACGAGGCACGCCACGCCCAGCAGGGCGAGCCCACCATCAAGGTGCTGGCCGACAACGGCGAGGCCGCGTGGGGCCAGTTCCTCATCGACCACATGTTCTGGCGGTCGTGGCGCATCTTCGCCCTGCTGACCGGTCTGTCGATGGATTACTACACCCCACTGGAGAGTCGGCGGATGAGCTTCAAGGAGTTCATCGAAGACTGGGTGGTCAAGCAGTTCGCCGACCAGTTCCGCGACTATGGGCTCGAATTGCCCTGGTACTGGGAGGAATTCATCAACGAGCTGAGCTGGTATCACCATGCCATCCATGTGGGCGTGTGGTACTACCGCCCCACGGTGTGGTGGAACCCCGACGCCGGCGTCTCTGACGCCGAGCGACTGTGGCTGGAGGAGAAGTACCCCGGCTGGAACCGCGACTTCGGAAAGCACTGGGATGTCATCACCGACAACATCCGCAACGGCGACATCGCCGCCACCCTGCCCGAGACCTTGCCGATCACCTGCAACCTGTGCCAACTGCCCATCGTGCGAGCCGCCGGGGTGATCCTCGGCGCGCATACCGACGCGGCCCCGCTGACCCACGTGCACAACGACCGCAAGTACCTGTTCTGCTCGGAGCCGTGCCGGTGGATCTTCACCCAGCGGCCCGACCGGTTCGCCGGCCACCAGTCGCTGATCGACCGGGTGCTGTCCGGTGAGATCAGCCCACCGGACCTCGGCACCGTGCTGCAGTACTTCGGGCTCTCGGCCGAGGAACAGGGCCAGGACGCCGACAACTACGGGTGGGCGCTCAACGGTGCACGCCCCGGATCGAGAGGCTGA
- a CDS encoding toluene-4-monooxygenase system B family protein: MALLPLTALFEGDVLELLVPVDDADSVEAVSAAIAHHVVGHRVAKRDAPIRLRHNGTVLDPEAGIGASGVGPLDHVEVFYDQR, translated from the coding sequence ATGGCACTGCTTCCCCTGACCGCCCTGTTCGAGGGCGACGTGCTGGAACTGCTCGTCCCGGTCGATGACGCCGACAGCGTCGAAGCCGTCAGCGCGGCGATCGCCCATCACGTGGTCGGACACCGCGTCGCTAAACGCGATGCCCCGATCCGGCTGCGCCACAACGGCACCGTGCTGGACCCCGAGGCGGGCATCGGTGCGTCGGGAGTCGGCCCACTGGACCACGTCGAGGTCTTCTATGACCAGCGTTAG
- a CDS encoding Rieske 2Fe-2S domain-containing protein, whose translation MTSVSTWTPVASLDDLWEGEVAEFEVDDRPILIAHLRGGAIRAYDGLCPHAGFPLADGDVEDDILTCGAHSWEFDLTTGAGVNPANCRLRSHPVRLEGDQITILLTEGEAR comes from the coding sequence ATGACCAGCGTTAGCACCTGGACTCCGGTGGCCAGCCTCGACGACCTGTGGGAGGGCGAGGTGGCCGAATTCGAAGTGGATGATCGGCCGATCCTGATCGCCCACCTGCGCGGCGGAGCAATCCGCGCCTACGACGGCTTGTGCCCACACGCCGGATTCCCGCTGGCCGACGGCGACGTCGAAGACGACATATTGACCTGCGGCGCGCACAGCTGGGAGTTCGACCTGACCACCGGCGCCGGGGTGAATCCGGCCAACTGCCGGCTACGCAGCCATCCGGTACGCCTCGAAGGCGACCAGATCACCATATTGCTCACCGAAGGGGAAGCCCGATGA
- a CDS encoding MmoB/DmpM family protein, which yields MTTAAEQDKLVGPVVRGFDPDVVAALTEAILADNPEAAITIEDHAGYVRIHAPRFLRVTRSSLESAAGQAFPLATLEPALVAFAGRIRYVGDDELHWYLDRED from the coding sequence ATGACCACCGCCGCGGAACAGGACAAACTTGTCGGCCCGGTTGTCCGCGGCTTCGACCCCGACGTCGTCGCCGCCCTGACCGAGGCCATCCTCGCCGACAACCCCGAAGCCGCCATCACCATCGAGGACCACGCCGGCTATGTGCGTATCCACGCACCGCGATTCCTGCGGGTAACCCGATCGAGCCTGGAATCAGCTGCGGGCCAGGCGTTCCCATTGGCGACCCTGGAACCGGCATTGGTGGCGTTCGCCGGGCGAATCCGCTATGTCGGCGACGACGAACTGCATTGGTACCTGGACCGAGAGGACTGA
- a CDS encoding aromatic/alkene monooxygenase hydroxylase subunit beta, with translation MTTAKTRPLKTWSIAGDTRRKPTEYEAVTGRFHYHFNRRPAPFDLDPGSPINRWYLKHREGSPLQAEDWEGFRDPAALNYRRYIALQHDREVYAEGVVDHYETLGGDDKLDPGWIETLSRIYAPARYLLHVLQITSLYVGQLAPSAYITNAAFFQAADELRALQWIAYRAKSLSLNHDIQLANSEAARRIWETDEAWQPARETLERLLLAYDWGEAFTALNLVVKPALDALFNESFVELAGDHGDGLTAALLSESRVDTTRNQAWHAALARYALSADSTNRAVIEGWIEGWRPRAERAVEGLAAALPDPDAVRERAARSVAAFTAQWAD, from the coding sequence ATGACCACCGCGAAAACCCGGCCGCTCAAGACCTGGAGCATCGCCGGCGACACCCGGCGCAAACCCACCGAGTACGAAGCCGTCACCGGCCGGTTCCACTACCACTTCAACCGCCGGCCGGCGCCCTTCGACCTCGACCCCGGCAGCCCCATCAACCGTTGGTACCTCAAACACCGCGAAGGCTCACCCCTGCAGGCCGAGGACTGGGAAGGGTTCCGTGATCCCGCCGCACTGAACTACCGCCGCTACATCGCACTGCAACACGACCGCGAGGTCTACGCCGAGGGCGTGGTCGACCACTACGAGACGCTCGGCGGCGACGACAAACTCGATCCCGGCTGGATCGAGACACTGTCCCGCATCTACGCCCCTGCCCGCTACCTGCTGCATGTCCTTCAGATAACCAGTCTCTACGTCGGACAACTCGCACCGAGCGCCTACATCACCAACGCGGCGTTCTTCCAAGCCGCCGACGAACTGCGGGCACTGCAGTGGATCGCCTATCGCGCCAAATCACTGTCACTCAATCACGATATCCAGTTGGCGAATTCCGAAGCGGCACGGCGAATCTGGGAGACCGACGAGGCCTGGCAGCCCGCCCGCGAGACGCTGGAACGACTGCTTTTGGCCTACGACTGGGGGGAGGCTTTCACCGCACTGAACCTGGTGGTCAAACCGGCACTCGACGCGCTGTTCAACGAGTCTTTCGTCGAGCTGGCCGGTGACCACGGCGACGGGCTGACAGCAGCGCTGTTGTCCGAATCGCGGGTGGACACCACCCGAAACCAAGCCTGGCACGCCGCCCTGGCCCGCTACGCGCTGAGCGCCGATTCGACCAACCGCGCGGTCATCGAGGGCTGGATCGAAGGCTGGCGCCCCCGCGCCGAGCGAGCTGTCGAGGGCCTTGCCGCCGCGCTGCCCGATCCCGATGCCGTCCGGGAGCGGGCCGCGCGCTCGGTCGCCGCATTCACCGCGCAGTGGGCCGACTGA
- a CDS encoding family 1 encapsulin nanocompartment shell protein, translating into MNNLYRDLAPVTEAAWADIEQEAARTFKRHIAGRRVVDVSEPAGPTAAAVGTGRLTGIGAPADGVVADLRDSKPLVRLRVPFTLSRAEIDDVERGSQDADWDPVKAAAKKLAFAEDRIIFDGYPAASVEGIRSASSNSELTLPDDPRGIPDVVSQALSALRLAGVDGPYSVLLSADAYTKVAETSDHGYPILEHLRRLVTGDIIWAPAIDGAFVLTTRGGDFDLRLGTDVSIGYESHDAENVQLYLQETLTFLCYTAEAAVALTC; encoded by the coding sequence ATGAACAACCTGTATCGCGATCTGGCCCCGGTCACCGAGGCGGCCTGGGCCGACATCGAGCAGGAGGCGGCCCGAACATTCAAGCGGCACATCGCCGGACGCCGGGTCGTCGATGTGAGCGAGCCAGCCGGCCCGACGGCGGCAGCGGTGGGCACCGGCCGGCTGACCGGGATCGGCGCCCCGGCCGACGGCGTGGTCGCCGACCTGCGCGACAGCAAACCGCTGGTGCGCCTGCGGGTTCCGTTCACCCTGTCGCGTGCGGAGATCGACGATGTCGAGCGCGGTTCGCAGGATGCCGACTGGGATCCGGTGAAGGCCGCTGCCAAGAAGCTGGCGTTCGCCGAGGACCGGATCATCTTCGATGGCTACCCGGCCGCCTCGGTGGAGGGCATCCGCAGCGCGAGTTCCAATTCCGAGTTGACGTTGCCGGACGACCCGCGCGGCATCCCGGATGTGGTCAGCCAGGCGCTGTCGGCGCTGCGGCTGGCCGGGGTGGACGGCCCCTACTCGGTGCTGCTGTCCGCCGATGCCTACACCAAGGTCGCCGAGACCTCCGATCACGGCTACCCCATCCTGGAGCACCTGCGCCGGCTGGTCACCGGCGACATCATCTGGGCGCCGGCGATCGACGGCGCGTTCGTACTGACCACCCGGGGCGGCGACTTCGACCTGCGGCTGGGCACCGACGTGTCGATCGGTTATGAGTCCCATGACGCCGAGAACGTGCAGCTCTACCTGCAGGAGACGCTGACCTTCCTGTGCTACACCGCAGAGGCCGCGGTCGCGCTGACCTGCTAG
- a CDS encoding Dyp-type peroxidase: MPSVQPVTAPLTCAAIFLVATIDEGGEATVHEALPELAGYARAIGFRDPTKRLSLVTSIGSDAWDRLFAGPRPAQLHPFVELVGPRHTAPATPGDLLFHVKGETMDVCFELAGRIVKAMAGAITVVDEVHGFRFFDNRDLLGFVDGTENPVGDEAVDATAVGDEDPDFAGGSYVHVQKYLHDMAAWEALPVTEQERVIGRTKADDIEYDDAVKPANSHIALNVITDEDGNELDIVRHNMPFGSVGAGESGTYYIAYVRDPEITEQMLRNMFFGDPPGNTDRILDFSTAVTGGLFFTPSADFLDDPPPLPGLAAALTPAEPVEPAGVDGSLNIGSLKGNSS; encoded by the coding sequence GTGCCGTCCGTTCAGCCCGTCACCGCTCCGTTGACCTGTGCGGCCATCTTCCTGGTCGCCACCATCGATGAGGGTGGTGAGGCGACAGTGCACGAGGCGTTGCCGGAGCTGGCCGGTTACGCCCGGGCAATCGGCTTCCGCGACCCGACCAAACGGCTGTCGCTGGTGACCTCGATCGGCTCGGACGCCTGGGACCGGTTGTTCGCCGGGCCCCGCCCGGCGCAGCTGCATCCGTTCGTCGAGTTGGTCGGTCCGCGTCACACCGCGCCGGCCACCCCGGGGGATCTGCTGTTCCACGTCAAGGGCGAGACCATGGATGTCTGCTTCGAGCTCGCCGGGCGCATCGTCAAGGCGATGGCCGGTGCGATCACCGTGGTCGACGAGGTGCATGGCTTCCGGTTCTTCGACAATCGCGACCTGCTCGGCTTCGTCGACGGCACCGAGAACCCGGTCGGCGACGAGGCCGTGGATGCCACCGCCGTCGGGGACGAGGACCCGGATTTCGCCGGCGGGTCTTATGTGCACGTCCAGAAGTACCTGCACGACATGGCCGCCTGGGAGGCGCTGCCGGTCACCGAGCAGGAGCGCGTGATCGGCCGCACCAAGGCCGACGACATCGAGTACGACGATGCGGTGAAGCCGGCCAACTCGCATATCGCGCTGAACGTGATCACCGACGAGGACGGCAACGAGCTCGACATCGTGCGGCACAACATGCCGTTCGGCTCGGTGGGCGCCGGCGAGTCCGGCACGTACTACATCGCCTACGTCCGCGACCCGGAGATCACCGAGCAGATGCTACGCAACATGTTCTTCGGTGACCCGCCGGGCAACACCGACCGCATCCTGGACTTCTCCACCGCGGTCACGGGCGGACTGTTCTTCACCCCGAGCGCCGACTTCCTCGACGATCCGCCGCCGCTGCCGGGCCTGGCGGCGGCCCTGACCCCCGCTGAGCCCGTCGAACCCGCCGGCGTTGATGGCTCACTGAATATCGGCAGCTTGAAAGGAAATTCGTCATGA
- a CDS encoding M18 family aminopeptidase, protein MAATATGLCEFIDASPSPFHACATVAARLRAAGYTEVAEIDRWPETPGRYFTVRAGSLVAWHSPERAESAQPFRIIGAHTDSPNLRVKQHPAREVAGWQLVALAPYGGAWLNSWLDRDLGVSGRLSVQAGTGISHHLVRIDEPILRVPQLAIHLAEDRKAVTLDPQRHLNAVWAAGGETRDFLSYVAERAGVEPRGVLGFDLMTHDLVPSGVTGAGQEFVSAPRLDNQASCYAGLEALLAGEPGPFLPVLALFDHEEVGSTSDHGAQSDLLRGVLERITLAAGGDREDFLRRLAGSALASADMAHATHPNYPDRHEPGHQIAVNAGPVLKVQPNLRYATDGRTAATFALACDQAGVPLQRYEHRADLPCGSTIGPMSAARTGIPTVDVGAPQLAMHSARELMGARDVASYAAALAAFLAPD, encoded by the coding sequence ATGGCGGCCACCGCGACCGGATTATGCGAGTTCATCGACGCCTCACCGTCGCCGTTTCACGCCTGCGCGACCGTGGCCGCGCGGCTGCGGGCCGCCGGCTACACCGAGGTCGCGGAGATCGACCGCTGGCCGGAGACGCCCGGCCGGTACTTCACCGTCCGGGCCGGCTCACTGGTGGCTTGGCACAGTCCCGAGCGCGCCGAGAGCGCCCAGCCGTTCCGGATCATCGGCGCCCACACCGACAGCCCGAACCTGCGGGTCAAGCAGCATCCCGCCCGGGAGGTGGCCGGCTGGCAGCTGGTGGCGCTGGCGCCGTACGGTGGCGCCTGGCTGAACTCCTGGCTGGACCGTGACCTGGGTGTCAGCGGGCGGCTCTCGGTGCAGGCCGGTACCGGAATCAGCCACCACCTGGTCCGCATCGACGAGCCGATCCTTCGGGTGCCGCAATTGGCCATCCACCTGGCCGAGGACCGCAAGGCGGTCACGCTGGACCCGCAGCGTCACCTCAACGCGGTGTGGGCCGCCGGCGGCGAGACCCGGGATTTCCTGAGCTATGTGGCCGAACGCGCCGGCGTGGAACCGCGCGGCGTGCTGGGTTTCGACCTGATGACCCACGACCTGGTGCCGTCGGGGGTGACCGGGGCGGGGCAGGAGTTCGTCAGCGCGCCGCGGCTGGACAACCAGGCCAGCTGCTACGCCGGGCTGGAAGCCCTGCTGGCCGGCGAGCCGGGGCCTTTCCTGCCGGTGCTGGCGCTGTTCGACCACGAGGAGGTCGGGTCGACCTCGGATCACGGCGCCCAGTCCGATCTGCTGCGAGGCGTCCTGGAGCGGATCACGCTGGCCGCCGGCGGGGACCGGGAGGACTTCCTGCGGCGGCTGGCCGGCTCCGCGCTGGCCTCGGCGGACATGGCGCACGCCACCCACCCCAACTACCCCGACCGCCACGAACCGGGCCACCAGATCGCGGTCAACGCCGGGCCGGTGCTCAAGGTGCAACCCAACCTGCGCTACGCCACCGACGGCCGCACCGCCGCGACGTTCGCCCTGGCCTGCGACCAGGCGGGAGTGCCGCTGCAGCGCTATGAGCATCGCGCCGACCTGCCATGCGGGTCGACCATCGGTCCGATGAGCGCCGCGCGCACCGGGATCCCCACCGTCGACGTGGGCGCACCGCAGCTGGCCATGCATTCGGCGCGTGAACTGATGGGTGCGCGCGACGTCGCCTCTTACGCGGCAGCCCTGGCGGCGTTCCTGGCGCCGGACTGA